A window of the Emys orbicularis isolate rEmyOrb1 chromosome 1, rEmyOrb1.hap1, whole genome shotgun sequence genome harbors these coding sequences:
- the LOC135873403 gene encoding olfactory receptor 52K2-like, with translation MSTFNQTCPNPSTFLLTGIPGLEPEHVWISIPFCLMYVIALLGNGTVLFVVKQEETLHEPMYYFLFMLAVIDLVFSTAIVPKMLSIFWLDSREISFEACFLQMFFIHTFTVVESGVLLAMSLDRYVAICNPLRYNTIVTSPKIAQIGLLSLARGVGVVTPLTCLLTSLPYCKMNVIPHSYCEYMAVMELACADSAVTDLYSIVVATALVGTDFVFIAFSYGMILHSVLRLSSQEARLKAFSTCSSHVCVILLFYLGGLLSMYLHIFKLGLAPHTQVLVADLYLVVPPMLNPVIYGIKSKQIRKRVFKLFGQRKI, from the coding sequence ATGTCAACCTTCAATCAGACCTGCCCTAACCCCTCTACGTTCCTGCTGACCGGCATCCCTGGCCTGGAACCTGAgcatgtctggatctccatcccatTCTGCCTCATGTATGTGATTGCTCTGCTAGGAAATGGTACTGTCCTCTTCGTTGTAAAGCAGGAGGAGaccctccatgagcccatgtactatttcctgtTCATGCTGGCTGTCATTGATCTGGTCTTCTCAACTGCCATTGtccccaaaatgctgagcatcttctggctGGATTCCAGAGAGATCAGCTTCGAGGCCTGCTTCCTCCAGATGTTCTTCATCCACACCTTCACTGTAGTGGAGTCAGGGGTGCTCTTGGCCATGTCTTTAGACCGATACGTGGCTATCTGCAACCCCTTGAGATACAATACTATCGTAACCAGCCCAAAGATTGCCCAGATTGGGCTGCTGTCACTTGctaggggggtgggggttgtgacGCCCTTAACCTGCCTTCTAACCAGTCTGCCCTACTGTAAAATGAATGTCATCCCTCATTCCTATTGCGAGTACATGGCTGTGATGGAGCTGGCCTGCGCAGACTCGGCAGTCACCGACCTGTACAGCATCGTTGTGGCCACAGCCCTAGTGGGGACAGACTTCGTCTTCATCGCCTTCTCTTACGGCATGATCCTCCACTCCGTCCTACGGCTCTCGTCTCAGGAGGCGCGTCTCAAGGCTttcagcacctgcagctcccatgtcTGCGTCATCCTGCTCTTCTACTTGGGAGGGCTCCTTTCTATGTACCTGCATATTTTTAAGCTCGGCCTTGCTCCTCACACCCAGGTCTTGGTGGCTGACCTGTACCTCGTCGTTCCCCCCATGCTAAACCCAGTCATCTACGGCATTAAGTCCAAGCAGATCCGGAAACGGGTCTTTAAGCTCTTTGGCCAACGAAAGATCTGA